The Paraburkholderia hospita DNA segment GCTACGTGACGAAGACGAACACACTCGGCTTCGTCGCTTCGGTGCCGATTCCTGAAGTGGTGCGCAACATCAATGCCTACACGCTCGGCGCGCGCTCGGTGAATCCGAAGGTGCACACGAAGGTCATCTGGATCAACAGCTGGTTCGATCCGGGCAAGGAAAAGCAGGCAGCCGAAACGCTGATCGGCCAGGGCGCGGACGTGCTGCTGCAGAACACCGATTCCAGCGCGACGCTGGCTACTGCGTCTGAAAAGCATGTACATGCATTCGGCTGGGACTCGGACATGAAAAAGTTCGGTCCTGATGCGCACCTGGGTTCAGTGGTTGCGCACTGGGGCGTCTACTACACGGCTGCCATCCAGCAGGTGCTGGACGGCAAGTGGAAGAACGATCCCGTGTGGTGGGGCATTCCGCAGAAGGCTGTCAATCTCGAAGACATGAACACGTCGGCTATTCCGGCCAACGCGATGAAGGATGTCGACGCGAAGCGCACGCAACTGGCAAGCGGCAAGTGGGATGTGTTCACAGGCCCGATCAAGGACCAGACGGGTGCGGTGAAGGTGCCGGCTGGCAAGACGCTTGCCGATCCTGAACTGCAGCGTTTGAACTGGTATGTCCAAGGCGTGGACGGTTCGCTGCC contains these protein-coding regions:
- a CDS encoding BMP family ABC transporter substrate-binding protein: MKKRTMLSALALAAATLATGGALTQTAQAADVPGVAFVYLGNPGDAGWTYAHDQGSKEAEAKFGNKIKITRVENVPESADSERVFRDLANKGNKIIFGSSFGFQDFELKVAKDFPDTVFLHATGYKKAANFGTYDVRMYQGAYLAGVAAGYVTKTNTLGFVASVPIPEVVRNINAYTLGARSVNPKVHTKVIWINSWFDPGKEKQAAETLIGQGADVLLQNTDSSATLATASEKHVHAFGWDSDMKKFGPDAHLGSVVAHWGVYYTAAIQQVLDGKWKNDPVWWGIPQKAVNLEDMNTSAIPANAMKDVDAKRTQLASGKWDVFTGPIKDQTGAVKVPAGKTLADPELQRLNWYVQGVDGSLPK